A section of the Paralichthys olivaceus isolate ysfri-2021 chromosome 16, ASM2471397v2, whole genome shotgun sequence genome encodes:
- the fam110b gene encoding protein FAM110B isoform X1 produces MRRDSGAAGWEQDADRPSRRTDPTEKNRSSILCFQQRHIQSSCFGGPAVSLPSVKPPARPATTAGHPSRLFAMPTETLPQDLPDSKAAGPATAFNSAVPLRILNKGPDYFRKQVEANPKRLSAVERLEADKAKYVKSQEVINAKQEPIKPTVLAKPTVCHPLLSKRGSGIGGGGNGGGIPFKASNNNAKSDTCATSSGGSKRENLNLEILKNLLNSSSSSGAGPEGLGGGAKSAVLMRSSGEMAKSWMPTGIPLTYRSTMTLNERPPDSGPSPSTSHSLRSFSHSLKVPPINSGGRHSPLQGGNLNLSRKVLDERGGKGVVDRSRSPLPPLLTSHSSSDLLRLCNGKPLRTARSSSSSAPPLPPKPNPASLPPPTLSFSLRPPQPTPSASPCDNTTPQSLPCDFGDPSNTSINPNLEVELGSSVACRSSLHRSKSDLSDRYARAGADVERFFNYCGLDPEELEAVGPENFARANSDIVSLNFRSASMISSECDRSRQSSNDGLSEGDEGEDEEEEAGERVPYGISAVERNARVIKWLYSIKQARETQKVSHV; encoded by the exons ATGCGGCGTGACAGTGGGGCTGCTGGCTGGGAACAGGATGCTGACAGGCCGAGCAGACGCACCGATCCAACGGAGAAAAACCGCAGCAGCATCCTTTGTTTTCAGCAGCGGCATATCCAG TCTTCATGTTTTGGGGGTCCTGCGGTTTCCCTGCCCTCTGTCAAACCCCCTGCACGTCCAGCCACCACGGCCGGCCACCCCAGTCGCCTCTTTGCCATGCCGACAGAGACACTGCCACAAGACCTGCCAGATAGCAAGGCTGCTGGCCCTGCGACGGCCTTCAATTCTGCTGTACCCCTCCGCATCCTCAACAAAGGCCCTGACTACTTCAGGAAACAG GTGGAAGCTAACCCAAAGCGCCTCAGTGCTGTTGAGAGACTAGAAGCTGACAAAGCCAAGTATGTCAAGAGCCAGGAAGTTATCAATGCCAAGCAGGAGCCTATCAAACCAACCGTGCTGGCCAAGCCTACTGTCTGCCACCCACTGCTGTCCAAGAGAGGCTCTGGGattggtggaggaggaaatggaggcGGGATACCTTTCAAAGCATCGAATAACAATGCAAAGTCAGACACATGTGCAACAAGCAGTGGCGGCAGCAAACGGGAGAATTTAAACCTAGAGATACTAAAAAATCTCCTAAattcatcatcctcctcaggAGCTGGACCTGAAGGACTAGGAGGTGGAGCTAAGAGTGCTGTGCTGATGAGGTCATCAGGGGAAATGGCCAAGAGTTGGATGCCAACAGG GATTCCATTAACATATCGATCTACAATGACACTTAATGAGCGACCACCAGACTCAGGTCCCAGTCCAAGCACCTCACACTCTCTCCGCTCCTTCTCCCATTCCCTGAAGGTCCCCCCCATCAACAGTGGGGGGCGTCATAGTCCACTACAAGGAGGAAACCTCAACCTCAGCAGAAAAGTCCTGGATGAAAGAGGAGGCAAGGGAGTTGTTGATCGCTCTCGTTCTCCACTACCACCTCTGCTcacctcccactcctcctctgacctcttgCGACTGTGCAATGGCAAGCCACTCCGCACTGCCCGatccagcagctcctcagctcctcccctccctccaaaACCTAACCCTGCatcccttcctcctcccacactttccttttcactgcGTCCCCCTCAACCAACTCCATCTGCCTCACCCTGTGACAACACCACCCCTCAATCGCTACCGTGTGATTTTGGAGACCCTTCCAATACTTCAATCAATCCCAACCTGGAGGTAGAGCTTGGGTCCTCTGTGGCTTGTCGCTCCTCACTACACAGATCTAAATCAGACCTGTCAGACCGGTATGCCCGGGCTGGAGCTGATGTGGAACGCTTTTTTAACTACTGTGGCCTCGacccagaggagctggaggcagTCGGTCCAGAAAACTTTGCAAGAGCCAACTCAGACATTGTCAGCCTGAACTTCAGATCAGCTTCTATGATCTCCTCCGAATGCGACCGCTCACGGCAATCCTCCAATGATGGGCTGTCAGAAGGGGACGAGggtgaggacgaggaggaggaggctggggaGCGCGTTCCATACGGAATCTCAGCTGTGGAACGAAATGCAAGAGTCATTAAGTGGCTTTATAGCATCAAACAGGCAAGAGAGACACAAAAAGTGTCACATGTTTAG
- the fam110b gene encoding protein FAM110B isoform X2, which yields MPTETLPQDLPDSKAAGPATAFNSAVPLRILNKGPDYFRKQVEANPKRLSAVERLEADKAKYVKSQEVINAKQEPIKPTVLAKPTVCHPLLSKRGSGIGGGGNGGGIPFKASNNNAKSDTCATSSGGSKRENLNLEILKNLLNSSSSSGAGPEGLGGGAKSAVLMRSSGEMAKSWMPTGIPLTYRSTMTLNERPPDSGPSPSTSHSLRSFSHSLKVPPINSGGRHSPLQGGNLNLSRKVLDERGGKGVVDRSRSPLPPLLTSHSSSDLLRLCNGKPLRTARSSSSSAPPLPPKPNPASLPPPTLSFSLRPPQPTPSASPCDNTTPQSLPCDFGDPSNTSINPNLEVELGSSVACRSSLHRSKSDLSDRYARAGADVERFFNYCGLDPEELEAVGPENFARANSDIVSLNFRSASMISSECDRSRQSSNDGLSEGDEGEDEEEEAGERVPYGISAVERNARVIKWLYSIKQARETQKVSHV from the exons ATGCCGACAGAGACACTGCCACAAGACCTGCCAGATAGCAAGGCTGCTGGCCCTGCGACGGCCTTCAATTCTGCTGTACCCCTCCGCATCCTCAACAAAGGCCCTGACTACTTCAGGAAACAG GTGGAAGCTAACCCAAAGCGCCTCAGTGCTGTTGAGAGACTAGAAGCTGACAAAGCCAAGTATGTCAAGAGCCAGGAAGTTATCAATGCCAAGCAGGAGCCTATCAAACCAACCGTGCTGGCCAAGCCTACTGTCTGCCACCCACTGCTGTCCAAGAGAGGCTCTGGGattggtggaggaggaaatggaggcGGGATACCTTTCAAAGCATCGAATAACAATGCAAAGTCAGACACATGTGCAACAAGCAGTGGCGGCAGCAAACGGGAGAATTTAAACCTAGAGATACTAAAAAATCTCCTAAattcatcatcctcctcaggAGCTGGACCTGAAGGACTAGGAGGTGGAGCTAAGAGTGCTGTGCTGATGAGGTCATCAGGGGAAATGGCCAAGAGTTGGATGCCAACAGG GATTCCATTAACATATCGATCTACAATGACACTTAATGAGCGACCACCAGACTCAGGTCCCAGTCCAAGCACCTCACACTCTCTCCGCTCCTTCTCCCATTCCCTGAAGGTCCCCCCCATCAACAGTGGGGGGCGTCATAGTCCACTACAAGGAGGAAACCTCAACCTCAGCAGAAAAGTCCTGGATGAAAGAGGAGGCAAGGGAGTTGTTGATCGCTCTCGTTCTCCACTACCACCTCTGCTcacctcccactcctcctctgacctcttgCGACTGTGCAATGGCAAGCCACTCCGCACTGCCCGatccagcagctcctcagctcctcccctccctccaaaACCTAACCCTGCatcccttcctcctcccacactttccttttcactgcGTCCCCCTCAACCAACTCCATCTGCCTCACCCTGTGACAACACCACCCCTCAATCGCTACCGTGTGATTTTGGAGACCCTTCCAATACTTCAATCAATCCCAACCTGGAGGTAGAGCTTGGGTCCTCTGTGGCTTGTCGCTCCTCACTACACAGATCTAAATCAGACCTGTCAGACCGGTATGCCCGGGCTGGAGCTGATGTGGAACGCTTTTTTAACTACTGTGGCCTCGacccagaggagctggaggcagTCGGTCCAGAAAACTTTGCAAGAGCCAACTCAGACATTGTCAGCCTGAACTTCAGATCAGCTTCTATGATCTCCTCCGAATGCGACCGCTCACGGCAATCCTCCAATGATGGGCTGTCAGAAGGGGACGAGggtgaggacgaggaggaggaggctggggaGCGCGTTCCATACGGAATCTCAGCTGTGGAACGAAATGCAAGAGTCATTAAGTGGCTTTATAGCATCAAACAGGCAAGAGAGACACAAAAAGTGTCACATGTTTAG